The following proteins are co-located in the Acinetobacter shaoyimingii genome:
- a CDS encoding YoaK family protein, which yields MPFQILPKWVQFGAFVLAMNAGMINVLGLICLLHQSVSHMTGNASLMAISLVDDDYASFFFLIFVIISYVLGSSLSGLILGNSQFKLGRRYGFPLSLVTLFILICCFLIDDFPRYALLWACASMGVQNAMVSHYQGAIIRTTHLSGVLTDLGLALGYFIRGLKPEKKKTILHLLILFGFISGSIVAAFAYPYLQLQSFLLPAGLSLSLSLSYWIIYFRYSYLVK from the coding sequence ATGCCATTTCAAATCCTTCCAAAATGGGTACAATTCGGAGCATTCGTGCTCGCAATGAATGCGGGCATGATTAATGTTTTAGGGCTAATTTGCCTGCTTCATCAATCTGTCTCGCATATGACAGGCAATGCCAGCCTAATGGCCATCAGCCTTGTTGATGACGACTACGCATCATTTTTTTTCCTCATATTTGTCATTATTAGTTATGTTCTAGGTTCAAGCTTGAGTGGTTTGATTTTGGGGAATAGCCAATTCAAACTCGGACGACGTTACGGATTTCCGCTCAGTTTAGTCACGCTCTTTATTTTAATATGTTGTTTTTTAATCGATGATTTCCCTCGTTATGCATTACTTTGGGCATGTGCATCTATGGGCGTGCAAAATGCGATGGTCAGTCATTATCAAGGTGCAATTATTCGTACAACGCATTTATCGGGCGTATTGACCGACTTAGGTTTGGCTTTAGGGTATTTTATTCGTGGTTTAAAACCTGAAAAAAAGAAAACAATTTTGCATTTACTGATTTTATTTGGTTTTATTAGCGGTAGCATTGTTGCAGCCTTTGCCTATCCTTATTTACAATTGCAGTCTTTCCTTCTTCCTGCGGGCTTAAGTCTTAGTTTAAGTCTTTCTTATTGGATCATCTATTTTCGATATTCTTACTTGGTTAAGTAA
- a CDS encoding DUF2058 domain-containing protein, producing MVKNALQAQLLKAGLVDNKKAKKLSKQAVHEQRTGQSNDAELKAKIEKDLQEKLAKDQALNLEKKRQLEEKTLQASVIQMISHHKIKDTDGELTYQFIDENKIKKVYINQQIYNALVSGSLLVAKDQGGYAFLPKALADRINEKMEGFILVNNAENKEAVTDEEDPYAAYVIPDDLMW from the coding sequence ATGGTTAAAAATGCATTACAGGCTCAATTGCTCAAAGCCGGTTTGGTCGATAATAAAAAAGCAAAAAAGCTTTCTAAACAGGCTGTACATGAACAACGTACAGGTCAAAGCAATGACGCTGAATTGAAAGCGAAAATTGAAAAAGATCTGCAAGAAAAACTTGCGAAGGATCAAGCTTTAAATTTGGAAAAGAAACGTCAGCTTGAAGAGAAAACGCTACAAGCATCCGTCATTCAAATGATTAGTCATCATAAAATCAAAGATACAGATGGTGAACTGACCTATCAATTTATTGATGAAAATAAAATTAAGAAAGTTTATATCAATCAACAAATTTACAATGCTTTGGTGTCTGGAAGTCTATTGGTTGCTAAAGATCAAGGTGGCTATGCATTTTTACCGAAAGCCTTGGCAGATCGTATTAATGAAAAAATGGAAGGCTTTATTTTAGTCAATAATGCTGAAAATAAAGAAGCTGTAACCGATGAAGAAGATCCGTATGCAGCTTATGTCATTCCAGATGATTTGATGTGGTAA
- a CDS encoding TorF family putative porin → MKILDKRIQRITPILFCIFGAPAYAEEDKKINVSGQIDLVSKYISRGLTNNPEDDNLAVQLTLNAGYENFYIGYWGSTLDYSFPEFEGHKRKRKDQFEHDFILGYNKKFGDWNWNVWSATYYYSGGKHTTSNELGLTLNRDLTDKTQLTTSVSTYLYDVAYANQGDTFMTLQLDHQLNDRLQARVKTTASYFQDHGKYEGKELGNTEKNLAFRYASLGLNYEFYKNFKVSGEYIFGGYDRYDDKQRNLGIVGLTYQF, encoded by the coding sequence ATGAAAATTTTAGATAAGCGCATACAACGTATTACACCTATTTTGTTTTGCATTTTTGGTGCGCCCGCATATGCAGAAGAAGACAAAAAAATCAATGTTTCAGGTCAAATTGATCTGGTCTCAAAATATATCTCTCGTGGTTTAACCAATAATCCAGAAGACGATAATCTTGCTGTTCAATTGACTCTAAACGCAGGTTATGAAAACTTTTATATTGGATATTGGGGGTCGACCTTAGATTATTCATTTCCAGAATTCGAAGGCCACAAGCGCAAACGTAAAGACCAATTTGAGCATGATTTTATCTTAGGGTATAACAAAAAATTTGGTGACTGGAATTGGAATGTTTGGTCAGCAACGTATTATTATTCTGGAGGTAAACATACCACCAGTAATGAACTTGGGTTGACCCTCAACCGTGATTTAACTGATAAAACACAGCTTACTACTTCAGTGTCCACTTATCTTTACGACGTAGCCTATGCCAATCAAGGGGATACATTTATGACCTTGCAGTTAGACCATCAACTCAATGATCGATTACAAGCAAGAGTGAAAACTACTGCCAGTTATTTTCAAGATCATGGTAAGTATGAAGGTAAAGAATTGGGCAATACAGAGAAAAATTTGGCATTTCGTTATGCTTCGCTTGGTTTGAATTATGAGTTTTATAAAAATTTCAAAGTATCGGGTGAGTATATTTTTGGGGGGTATGATCGTTACGATGACAAACAACGTAATCTGGGCATTGTTGGATTGACGTATCAGTTTTAA
- the betA gene encoding choline dehydrogenase: MNYDYIIIGAGSAGNVLAARLTEDPQIKVLLLEAGGPDYRLDFRTQMPAALAYPLQGRRYNWAYLTDPEPYMNNRRMECGRGKGLGGSSLINGMCYIRGNAMDLEQWASFNGLEHWSYADCLPYYKKAETRDIGGNDYHGDNGPVSVATPKNGNNELFHAMVEAGVQAGYPRTDDLNGYQQEGFGPMDRTVTPQGRRSSTARGYLDMAKGRDNLTIVTHATTDRILFDGQTAVGVEYFQGQDRNPIQVYAYREVLLCAGAIASPQILQRSGVGAQNLLQSLDIPVVQDLPGVGENLQDHLEMYLQYHCKKPVSLYPALKWYNQPKIGAEWLFLGQGIGASNQFEAGGFIRSSDEFAWPNIQYHFLPIAINYNGTNAIKEHGFQAHVGSMRSPSRGRVKLKSKDPFEHPSILFNYMSTDQDWREFRDAIRITRDIMQQPALDPYRGDEISPSSRVQTDAELDEFVRQHAETAYHPSCSCKMGEDDMAVVDGYGRVHGVKHLRVIDASIMPLIITGNLNATTIMIAEKLADHIREKQPLPPSTAPFYRA, translated from the coding sequence ATGAACTATGATTACATCATTATTGGCGCAGGTTCTGCAGGCAATGTGTTGGCTGCAAGACTTACTGAAGATCCACAAATTAAAGTGTTACTTCTGGAAGCAGGTGGACCAGATTATCGACTCGATTTTCGTACGCAAATGCCAGCTGCTTTGGCATATCCACTACAAGGTCGTCGCTATAATTGGGCGTATTTAACTGACCCTGAACCGTATATGAATAATCGTCGGATGGAATGTGGACGAGGAAAAGGTTTGGGTGGATCATCGCTGATTAATGGCATGTGTTATATCCGTGGTAATGCCATGGATTTAGAACAATGGGCAAGTTTTAATGGCTTAGAACATTGGTCGTATGCAGACTGTCTGCCATATTACAAAAAAGCGGAAACCCGTGATATTGGTGGCAATGATTATCATGGTGACAATGGGCCTGTGTCTGTCGCTACACCTAAAAATGGCAATAATGAACTGTTTCACGCCATGGTTGAAGCTGGAGTACAAGCAGGTTATCCACGCACTGATGATTTGAATGGTTATCAACAAGAAGGTTTTGGCCCAATGGATCGAACTGTGACACCGCAAGGTCGTCGTTCGAGTACTGCACGTGGTTATTTAGATATGGCCAAAGGTCGTGACAATTTAACTATTGTGACTCACGCCACCACAGATCGTATTTTATTTGATGGACAAACGGCGGTCGGAGTTGAATATTTTCAAGGTCAAGATCGAAACCCAATTCAGGTTTATGCGTATCGTGAAGTTTTACTTTGTGCAGGTGCAATTGCTTCCCCTCAGATTTTACAGCGATCAGGTGTTGGTGCACAAAATTTACTCCAATCTCTGGATATTCCAGTCGTACAGGATTTGCCTGGTGTAGGAGAGAATCTGCAAGATCATTTAGAGATGTATTTGCAGTATCATTGTAAAAAACCTGTAAGTTTGTATCCTGCATTAAAATGGTACAACCAGCCGAAAATTGGCGCAGAATGGTTGTTTTTAGGTCAGGGTATTGGTGCGAGTAACCAATTTGAAGCAGGTGGTTTTATTCGTTCATCCGATGAATTTGCATGGCCGAATATTCAGTATCATTTTCTCCCAATTGCCATCAATTACAATGGAACCAATGCCATTAAAGAGCATGGTTTTCAGGCCCATGTCGGATCCATGCGCTCACCATCCCGTGGTCGAGTTAAACTTAAATCTAAAGATCCATTTGAACATCCGAGTATTTTGTTCAATTACATGAGTACGGATCAGGATTGGCGAGAGTTTCGTGATGCGATTCGAATTACACGTGACATTATGCAGCAACCTGCGCTAGATCCTTATCGTGGAGATGAAATTAGCCCAAGTAGCCGTGTACAAACCGATGCAGAGCTTGATGAGTTTGTACGCCAACATGCAGAGACGGCTTATCATCCATCATGTAGTTGTAAAATGGGTGAGGATGACATGGCTGTAGTGGATGGTTATGGACGCGTACATGGGGTAAAACATCTGCGTGTGATTGATGCCTCAATTATGCCACTCATTATTACGGGTAATTTAAATGCCACCACCATTATGATTGCAGAAAAACTCGCCGATCATATTCGAGAAAAGCAACCGCTTCCACCGTCAACTGCACCATTTTATCGTGCGTAA
- the betB gene encoding betaine-aldehyde dehydrogenase, translated as MTTSNLLRPYIHGQYVDATSNSTFQTINPATGEVLAELQSCAEHDIDRAVISAQQGQKIWAAMTAIQRSRILNKAVAILRERNDELAKLESLDSGKAYSETSTVDIVTGADVLEYYAGILPVLEGQQIPLRETSFVYTRREPLGVVAGIGAWNYPIQIALWKSAPALAAGNAMVFKASEITPLTALKLAEIYTEAGVPDGVFNVVTGDGKVGGYLTSHPDIAKVSFTGGIATGKKVMSQAAESSLKEVTMELGGKSPLIICPDADLDLAADIAMMANFYSSGQVCTNGTRVFIPNERKAEFEAKILARIPYIHMGDPLDPKTNFGPVSSFSHMEKVLHFIELGKQEGARLLSGGGRAQEEHLAHGAYVQPTVFTDCHDDMAIVREEIFGPVMSILGYETEQEVIERANKTVYGLAAGVVSPNLATAHRVIHQIQAGICWINTWGESPAEMPVGGYKHSGVGRENGLVTLQHYTQTKSIQVELSPFQSVFSQ; from the coding sequence TTGACTACTTCTAACTTATTAAGACCTTATATTCATGGTCAATACGTCGATGCTACATCCAATAGCACTTTTCAAACCATTAATCCTGCGACAGGTGAGGTTTTAGCTGAACTACAAAGCTGTGCTGAACATGATATTGATCGTGCTGTAATTTCAGCACAACAAGGTCAAAAAATTTGGGCGGCCATGACGGCGATTCAACGCTCGCGTATTTTAAATAAAGCCGTTGCCATTTTACGCGAACGCAATGATGAGCTTGCGAAGCTCGAGTCTTTGGACAGTGGCAAAGCTTATTCTGAAACATCTACTGTTGATATTGTTACAGGTGCAGATGTACTTGAATATTATGCAGGCATATTACCAGTGCTCGAAGGTCAACAAATTCCGTTACGTGAAACGTCTTTTGTGTACACACGTCGTGAACCTTTGGGTGTGGTCGCAGGCATTGGCGCTTGGAATTATCCGATTCAAATTGCACTTTGGAAGTCTGCCCCCGCTTTGGCCGCTGGCAATGCCATGGTCTTTAAAGCCAGTGAAATTACCCCATTAACTGCGCTTAAATTGGCAGAAATTTATACCGAAGCGGGTGTTCCAGATGGCGTTTTTAATGTCGTGACAGGTGATGGTAAAGTCGGCGGTTATTTAACATCTCATCCAGATATTGCAAAGGTTTCTTTCACTGGTGGTATTGCGACAGGGAAGAAAGTCATGTCGCAGGCAGCTGAGTCTTCATTAAAAGAAGTAACGATGGAACTTGGCGGTAAATCGCCACTGATCATTTGCCCAGATGCAGATCTCGATTTGGCGGCGGATATCGCTATGATGGCGAACTTCTACAGTTCAGGCCAAGTGTGTACCAATGGCACACGAGTTTTTATTCCCAATGAACGAAAAGCTGAATTTGAAGCCAAAATATTAGCGCGTATACCTTATATCCATATGGGTGATCCGCTTGATCCAAAAACCAACTTTGGCCCTGTATCAAGTTTTTCCCATATGGAAAAAGTGCTTCATTTTATTGAGTTAGGTAAACAAGAAGGTGCTCGTTTACTGTCTGGTGGTGGTCGTGCGCAAGAAGAGCATCTTGCTCATGGTGCTTATGTACAACCTACAGTATTTACAGACTGTCATGATGATATGGCCATTGTCCGTGAAGAAATTTTTGGTCCCGTGATGAGCATCCTAGGCTATGAAACTGAACAAGAAGTCATCGAACGTGCAAATAAAACGGTTTATGGCTTAGCTGCTGGTGTTGTAAGTCCTAATTTGGCAACAGCGCATCGTGTCATTCATCAAATTCAGGCGGGTATTTGCTGGATCAATACGTGGGGTGAATCGCCTGCGGAAATGCCTGTCGGTGGTTATAAACATTCTGGCGTAGGTCGTGAAAATGGTTTAGTTACTTTGCAGCACTATACACAAACCAAATCGATTCAAGTTGAGCTGAGTCCATTCCAGTCCGTCTTTAGCCAATAA
- the betI gene encoding transcriptional regulator BetI, with protein MPKVGMQPIRRQQLIEATLSAVNELGFAETSIQQIAQRAGVSTGIISHYFKGKNGLIEATMRYLLQQLAQSLTDKQAEVGNDPEQRLMAIVQANFAASQTNQAAMKVWLAFWANSLHQPELHRLQQINHHRLHSNIKFEFLKVFDAKRAEKAAQGLAALIDGFWLRGALMNEEMNLSIPIEICQQFIRNQFE; from the coding sequence ATGCCAAAAGTGGGTATGCAACCAATCCGACGTCAACAGTTAATTGAGGCGACGCTTTCTGCAGTTAATGAGTTGGGTTTTGCCGAAACATCGATTCAACAAATTGCACAAAGAGCAGGGGTTTCGACAGGGATTATTAGCCATTATTTCAAAGGTAAAAATGGCTTAATTGAAGCGACCATGCGTTATTTGCTTCAACAGTTAGCTCAATCCCTGACAGATAAACAAGCTGAAGTTGGTAATGATCCTGAACAAAGACTGATGGCGATTGTGCAAGCAAATTTTGCAGCGTCTCAGACAAATCAGGCGGCTATGAAAGTATGGCTGGCTTTTTGGGCCAATAGTTTACATCAACCTGAATTACATCGTTTACAACAGATTAATCATCATCGTTTGCATTCCAATATTAAATTTGAATTTTTAAAGGTATTTGATGCAAAGCGTGCAGAAAAAGCAGCACAAGGTTTAGCGGCTTTGATTGATGGCTTTTGGTTAAGAGGCGCTTTGATGAATGAAGAAATGAATCTGTCTATTCCGATTGAAATTTGCCAACAATTCATTCGGAATCAATTCGAATAA